Sequence from the Oceanispirochaeta sp. M1 genome:
ATCTTTATTTACATGTGTAGCAATAAACCAATTCAAAATTACATTTTGAAATAAACCACTACTATACATAACCTCTGGCTCAAAATCATCGCTATCAGAAATAAAGCCGGAATCAGGCATATCTTGTCTCAAAAACTTTCCATGAGCTACATCAGATCTAAATTTATATAATTTTTTGAAATAAACTATATCTTCTTCTGAATTCCGACCAGACCATTTTCTCATGAATTCCATAAATTCTTGAGCAATGTTTTCTTTACTGAAATCTCCAATACTTTCAATTGCTGTAATCAAAGCAAAAAAGCCATAGCTTTTAATTTCATTACGAATTTTCTCAGCATGATAGAAATTCCTAATAGCAAAATAGAATTTTCTTTTATCATACTTTTTTAGGTTGAAATATGTATCGAGAAAAATTGACAGAGTGTCCGGCAATTCATATTGCTGGGGTTTTTCTTTTCGTAAATCAATACTTTTCCTTAACTCGGAATAGTAGGACTTAAAATTAATAAAGTCCTCTGATTGGTAATAATCTGAATAATTATAAAATGTATCAATATCCTCAATTTCCCTATTAGGACGATAACCTAATTGTGCCCAAATGGATTTAAAGCTCTCGACCTCAAGCTCATCGTTATCATCCCTAACAACTTTATTTGAAACCCAGAAACTACGATTAGGGTAAAATGATACTGCCTTATTCAGAAAGAAATTAAGGAGATAAATAATTTCCATGGATATTGCTCTACCTAATTCCATAGAGGTCGATAATCTATGCTGCTCTAACCACTCTTTTGATTTTTGATCAAGAATACCATTATGGTTTTGCTTAATTTTTTTCTCTAATTCTGAATATCGATCTTTAATAAATTGATTTTGATAGAAGTCAGTTTTTTCTATATTATATTCCAAAAGAATAGGGTACTCACAATCGCTTACGATTTTATGATCTATATTTGAATCAATTGGATAATACTGAAAAAAATTTTTATATCGATACGCTTTTACAAAGTTAAAATTTGAGTAAAAGATTCTTCTATGTATTTTATTATGCATCTATAAATTACCTTCTCTCCCCTTCGCCATGGATAGTGAGGATCCAACCTGCAAATAGCTAGAAATTGCCTATAAAGTCTGGCATATATGACATTGACTCAAGAATGAAACCAATGTGCCGCATGGCCGTAGTCCGAATGGGCGGAGCACATATGCTCTTGTTACATGTCGTACTGGGCGGTGTAGTTCCAATTTTTTTAAAGTTCAGGGATGTGCTTTTAAAACCGATTGCTTCAATTTCAACTCCGTATCAATTCATGTATAGCAGCTTTCAAAACATGAAAGCTAATCTTTGCTGTTTGCACAGATGGATTAAATTGTGAGTTCATCTGCATATATGGATGAATGTAGTTCCTAAAATCTCTCAAACTATGACTATATTTTTTTACATCCTCTTGTATGATTTTTATATCATAAGCAACATCGATGAAGTTTGCTAAAGTCCATTCTGGAAAGTTTTTAAC
This genomic interval carries:
- a CDS encoding HEPN domain-containing protein, with the translated sequence MHNKIHRRIFYSNFNFVKAYRYKNFFQYYPIDSNIDHKIVSDCEYPILLEYNIEKTDFYQNQFIKDRYSELEKKIKQNHNGILDQKSKEWLEQHRLSTSMELGRAISMEIIYLLNFFLNKAVSFYPNRSFWVSNKVVRDDNDELEVESFKSIWAQLGYRPNREIEDIDTFYNYSDYYQSEDFINFKSYYSELRKSIDLRKEKPQQYELPDTLSIFLDTYFNLKKYDKRKFYFAIRNFYHAEKIRNEIKSYGFFALITAIESIGDFSKENIAQEFMEFMRKWSGRNSEEDIVYFKKLYKFRSDVAHGKFLRQDMPDSGFISDSDDFEPEVMYSSGLFQNVILNWFIATHVNKD